The proteins below come from a single Pseudanabaena sp. BC1403 genomic window:
- a CDS encoding endonuclease/exonuclease/phosphatase family protein produces the protein MPRSHFKCLKYLPFFWLFAIAIAGCSNPFTTAKAPDQIRLGTFNLENFDGLNTEKLEAVSQIIERNFDAIGLQEVSPIAADKLKEKLNKYKQWDFILGETGGKQRIAMFYRKDAISAQKVTEWRQVNITRTLRSPLVTYLKAGKNFDFTLVVVHQKGGGGKDADRLRQNQSVLLRKEVDNYQKDTQSDPDLILVGDFNSPTWADQNRGLRDAPLTFLTKAIETDAKENCLKKRGQPKTIDGRPRYSNRGIGCVIDHIAISKAPKGAEEEYIPQSIQILDPQKDLGFDSDRTYFAKVSDHLPVRAIFRAK, from the coding sequence ATGCCGCGATCGCATTTTAAATGCTTGAAATATTTGCCTTTCTTTTGGCTTTTTGCAATTGCGATCGCAGGTTGCTCAAATCCCTTCACGACAGCAAAAGCACCTGATCAAATACGACTGGGAACTTTCAATCTTGAAAATTTTGACGGACTAAATACTGAGAAATTAGAAGCCGTAAGCCAGATTATAGAACGGAATTTTGATGCGATCGGTTTGCAGGAAGTCAGCCCAATTGCTGCTGACAAGCTGAAAGAAAAGCTTAACAAATACAAACAATGGGACTTTATTTTAGGAGAGACAGGCGGTAAACAGAGGATCGCAATGTTCTATCGTAAGGATGCGATCTCTGCTCAAAAAGTAACCGAATGGCGACAGGTGAATATAACGAGGACTTTGCGATCGCCCCTTGTGACCTATCTCAAAGCTGGTAAAAATTTCGACTTCACATTAGTCGTTGTGCATCAGAAAGGTGGTGGAGGCAAAGATGCCGATCGCTTACGTCAAAATCAAAGCGTTCTTCTGCGCAAAGAAGTAGATAACTATCAAAAAGATACGCAGTCCGATCCCGATCTTATTCTTGTAGGTGATTTCAATAGTCCGACATGGGCTGACCAAAATCGTGGATTGCGTGATGCACCACTGACTTTTTTGACGAAAGCGATCGAAACTGATGCAAAAGAGAACTGCTTAAAAAAGCGCGGTCAGCCGAAAACGATAGATGGTCGTCCTAGATATTCCAATCGTGGCATTGGTTGCGTCATCGATCATATCGCTATTTCTAAAGCTCCCAAGGGTGCAGAAGAAGAATATATTCCTCAGTCAATACAAATTCTCGATCCGCAAAAGGATCTTGGATTTGATAGCGATCGCACCTATTTTGCAAAAGTCTCCGATCACTTACCCGTGCGAGCAATCTTTCGTGCAAAATAA
- the vap15 gene encoding type II toxin-antitoxin system VapB15 family antitoxin codes for MNVSISIDFPQLKAVIAQCNLDEKLELLQLLEKDTFSVRFKKLLNSVQTDELSLEDITNEVESVRQANYHALQDNERRY; via the coding sequence ATGAATGTATCAATTTCCATCGATTTCCCTCAACTTAAAGCCGTGATTGCTCAATGCAATCTAGATGAAAAGCTTGAATTATTACAGCTACTAGAAAAAGACACATTCTCAGTGAGATTTAAAAAACTTTTAAATTCAGTTCAAACTGATGAGCTAAGTTTAGAAGATATTACTAACGAAGTTGAATCTGTAAGACAAGCAAACTATCATGCACTGCAAGACAATGAGCGTCGCTATTGA
- a CDS encoding C39 family peptidase: protein MPKAIAEADTFLKKKLLGSTDLADSEKILVKKGQEFFVTEYSPDRNQHLLLTLASPFPAMDGKSKLQKVYAYDPHIKIEGEDLNQLIKLPVKYCSQLDNDQAIFGAGWRQCNTTSNTMLADFVLNGALTTMAKAQGFPEPESVYMRLVGKYGDTTDHDAQTWALKELGINSYFSYSLSAKDVLLSLKANIPVVVGFAYKGSGHICVIVGHDPVKKVWLVHDPYGTRHGASDSYDVGVGGAYDPYSYAVMQQIFWDGGGEAGWGRIVTSIKGKPTGLPSGL from the coding sequence ATGCCCAAAGCGATCGCCGAAGCGGATACTTTTCTCAAGAAAAAGCTGCTTGGCTCTACAGATTTAGCCGATTCCGAGAAAATTCTCGTCAAAAAGGGGCAAGAATTTTTTGTTACTGAATATAGCCCTGATCGTAATCAACATCTTTTGCTAACCCTTGCCTCACCCTTTCCTGCTATGGATGGCAAATCTAAATTGCAGAAGGTCTATGCATATGATCCTCACATCAAGATTGAAGGAGAAGATCTCAATCAGTTAATCAAGTTACCAGTCAAATATTGCTCACAACTAGACAATGATCAGGCGATATTCGGCGCTGGTTGGCGACAATGTAATACGACTAGTAATACGATGCTAGCCGATTTTGTACTGAATGGAGCTTTAACCACAATGGCTAAAGCACAGGGGTTTCCAGAGCCAGAGTCAGTCTATATGCGACTGGTAGGTAAGTATGGTGATACTACCGATCATGATGCGCAAACATGGGCTTTGAAGGAACTTGGCATTAACTCTTACTTTAGCTATTCCCTTTCCGCCAAAGACGTATTACTATCGCTCAAGGCGAATATCCCTGTAGTGGTGGGATTTGCCTACAAAGGCAGTGGTCATATTTGCGTGATTGTCGGACATGATCCTGTCAAAAAAGTCTGGCTAGTTCATGATCCTTACGGTACTCGTCATGGTGCTAGTGACAGCTATGATGTGGGCGTTGGCGGCGCTTATGATCCCTATAGCTATGCAGTAATGCAGCAAATTTTTTGGGATGGTGGCGGTGAAGCTGGCTGGGGCAGAATTGTCACCAGCATTAAGGGCAAGCCCACAGGTTTACCTTCGGGACTATAA
- a CDS encoding DedA family protein, which yields MSILEPKQLVESLGFWGGHLAIWSIIFAESGLFVGFFLPGDSLLFAAGFLASQGFLNIFALMAGCFICAVVGDNVGYATGKRFGHKLFSKEDSLFFHKNHIVKAQKFYDKHGKKTIVLARFMPVVRTFAPIVAGIGKMDYATFFKFNLLGGLVWTFGLCTLGFLLGKSIPDVDKYLLPITLAIVVISVIPSLLHLLPERKK from the coding sequence GTGAGTATTTTAGAACCGAAGCAATTAGTTGAATCACTAGGTTTTTGGGGTGGGCATCTGGCAATTTGGTCAATTATCTTTGCCGAATCAGGTCTATTTGTCGGTTTCTTTTTGCCAGGAGATTCACTTCTATTTGCCGCAGGCTTTTTGGCTTCGCAAGGTTTCCTCAATATCTTTGCGCTGATGGCTGGATGCTTTATTTGTGCGGTAGTTGGTGATAACGTTGGTTATGCTACTGGTAAGCGCTTTGGGCATAAATTATTCTCTAAAGAAGATTCTCTGTTTTTTCATAAGAATCATATTGTCAAAGCCCAAAAGTTTTATGACAAGCATGGCAAAAAAACAATTGTTCTAGCGCGTTTTATGCCTGTAGTCCGCACCTTTGCGCCAATCGTGGCAGGCATCGGCAAGATGGACTATGCCACCTTCTTTAAGTTCAATCTACTGGGGGGATTAGTCTGGACATTTGGTCTATGTACATTAGGATTTTTACTTGGCAAGAGTATTCCCGATGTTGATAAATATTTGCTTCCAATTACCTTGGCGATCGTCGTTATTTCAGTTATTCCTTCCCTTTTACATTTACTGCCAGAACGCAAAAAATAA
- a CDS encoding flavodoxin family protein codes for MTKIAIVYFSGSGHTHLTAEAIALGVRKAGDHVDLLRITGEQITNGRWQNDEIMAKLNQADAIILGTPTYMGGVAAQFKAFLDATSSAWFTHQWKDKIAAGFTHSSSPSGDKQGTLIYLSIYAAQHGMVWIGAGEQPSSYQGKTDGVNRLGSFLGVMGQTTMNLSGGDPVLDSGDRLTAEYFGQRIAQATKRWHLEKVAIAA; via the coding sequence ATGACAAAGATCGCCATTGTTTATTTTTCTGGTTCTGGTCACACGCACTTAACCGCCGAAGCGATCGCATTAGGAGTTCGCAAAGCTGGCGATCATGTTGACTTACTTCGCATTACAGGGGAGCAAATCACCAACGGTCGTTGGCAAAATGACGAGATTATGGCAAAGCTTAATCAAGCTGATGCGATCATCTTGGGTACTCCAACCTACATGGGCGGAGTCGCCGCTCAATTCAAAGCATTTTTGGACGCAACCAGTTCTGCTTGGTTTACCCACCAATGGAAAGATAAAATTGCTGCGGGATTTACCCACTCTAGTTCTCCCAGTGGCGATAAGCAGGGCACTCTAATTTATTTATCTATCTATGCAGCGCAGCATGGCATGGTATGGATAGGTGCAGGAGAACAGCCAAGCTCTTATCAGGGGAAAACGGATGGAGTTAACCGATTGGGTTCCTTCCTTGGCGTTATGGGGCAAACTACTATGAATCTATCTGGAGGAGATCCAGTTCTAGATTCAGGAGATCGCTTAACCGCAGAATATTTTGGACAACGTATTGCTCAAGCTACAAAGCGTTGGCATCTAGAAAAAGTAGCGATCGCTGCTTAA
- a CDS encoding helix-turn-helix domain-containing protein, with protein MVQRSKELNPCPVSALTNLLSGPWTMYILWVLSNSGPTRFGALKRKIEGISTKMLTERLRMLEQEGILYRHYEPTVPPQVTYGLTERAKELMTILDQLDDLAQRWYGQDQVKAG; from the coding sequence ATGGTGCAGCGATCAAAAGAACTTAATCCTTGTCCCGTGAGTGCTTTAACAAACTTATTGTCGGGGCCTTGGACTATGTATATTTTGTGGGTTCTATCAAATTCGGGACCAACAAGGTTTGGAGCTTTGAAGCGCAAAATAGAAGGTATTTCTACAAAGATGCTCACCGAACGCCTTCGCATGTTAGAGCAGGAAGGGATTTTATATCGCCACTATGAGCCAACGGTTCCGCCTCAAGTAACCTATGGATTAACTGAGAGGGCTAAGGAACTTATGACTATTTTGGATCAGTTAGATGATTTAGCTCAGCGTTGGTATGGTCAGGATCAAGTTAAAGCTGGTTAA
- a CDS encoding ABC transporter ATP-binding protein has product MTANLWDVVRYFKRYRTKAIWSIAGSSAFEIIDLTVPYTVGQILNVLSGRSLDREINNLVVGALGLFGQPMTQTTSLITLSGLIFVVTVIRAPIQVWFANNFHWEIALKTRRDQTQKAIAKILTLPIEFYDEHNAGRIAGRVARGLANHMWSYPEIAGQLIPKIVRILGIFVIICAIAWWISAFFLVSFIVVLLGSLQALKGLTVSEERLDIHQENTESRTSEIITNIKTVKAFANEAKEYKRQSDRLEREAKVSLWGIHIGYVKLGMVRDTVLESCQFVVFGAALFATFDGTMSIGHFITISTLASMAYSEIKPICLLAEVFARRYSSMMRFHEFMKQANGQDAAIALHPNTKYPQYRFDGKVEFRNLTFGYDHDRPVLEKIQFTIEPYETVALVGRSGSGKSTLVKMLFRYFEPSSGGILIDGTNITELDITGYRKRLAIVHQEVDIFNGTLMDNLVYGRPNATFVEVKEACAIASVDEFLHLLPHGYNTIVGERGVRLSGGQRQRLGIARALLVNPDILVFDEATSSLDYESERSIQLAMRRIQGTRTTIVIAHRLSTVREADKIVVLDQGQVVEIGSHQQLLSQGGIYHRLHSLQETGELL; this is encoded by the coding sequence ATGACAGCAAATTTGTGGGATGTAGTACGTTACTTTAAACGCTATCGGACAAAGGCAATCTGGAGCATTGCAGGGTCTAGCGCATTTGAAATTATCGATCTGACTGTTCCCTATACGGTCGGACAGATCCTGAATGTACTATCAGGGCGATCGCTTGATCGCGAAATTAATAACTTGGTTGTAGGAGCATTGGGTCTGTTTGGTCAACCGATGACTCAGACAACTTCATTAATCACTCTATCGGGGTTGATTTTTGTAGTCACAGTTATCCGTGCACCGATACAGGTCTGGTTTGCAAATAACTTTCATTGGGAAATAGCTCTCAAAACTCGTCGTGACCAAACTCAAAAGGCGATCGCCAAAATCTTGACCTTGCCCATCGAATTTTATGATGAGCATAACGCGGGACGGATTGCAGGACGGGTGGCGCGAGGCTTAGCCAATCACATGTGGTCATATCCCGAAATCGCAGGGCAATTGATTCCTAAAATAGTGCGAATCCTCGGCATTTTTGTGATTATCTGTGCGATCGCATGGTGGATTTCGGCTTTCTTTTTAGTGTCATTTATAGTGGTGCTATTAGGCAGTTTACAAGCGTTGAAAGGGCTGACTGTTTCTGAAGAGAGGTTAGATATACATCAAGAAAACACAGAAAGTCGTACTTCAGAAATTATTACCAATATCAAAACAGTCAAGGCTTTTGCTAACGAAGCCAAGGAATATAAACGCCAAAGCGATCGCCTCGAACGGGAGGCAAAAGTATCGCTCTGGGGAATTCACATTGGCTATGTAAAGCTGGGCATGGTGCGTGACACTGTTTTAGAATCCTGTCAATTTGTCGTGTTTGGGGCAGCGCTATTTGCTACCTTCGATGGAACGATGTCGATCGGGCATTTTATTACGATTTCCACTTTGGCAAGTATGGCTTATTCTGAAATCAAGCCAATTTGTTTACTCGCCGAAGTGTTTGCCCGTCGCTATTCTTCGATGATGCGCTTTCATGAGTTCATGAAACAAGCGAATGGTCAAGATGCCGCGATCGCACTCCATCCAAACACTAAATATCCCCAATATCGCTTTGATGGAAAAGTGGAGTTTCGTAATCTCACCTTTGGCTACGATCACGATCGCCCTGTTCTAGAAAAGATCCAGTTCACAATCGAACCCTATGAAACGGTGGCGCTAGTTGGGCGATCGGGTTCAGGTAAATCGACATTAGTGAAGATGCTATTTCGTTACTTTGAGCCATCGAGCGGCGGGATTTTAATTGATGGAACAAATATTACAGAACTCGATATCACGGGCTATCGCAAACGCCTAGCGATCGTACATCAAGAGGTCGATATATTTAATGGAACCCTGATGGACAATCTCGTTTACGGCAGACCAAACGCGACCTTTGTTGAAGTTAAGGAAGCCTGTGCGATCGCTAGCGTTGATGAGTTTTTGCATCTATTACCGCATGGCTATAACACCATCGTTGGGGAGAGAGGTGTAAGGCTCTCTGGCGGTCAACGTCAGCGATTGGGCATTGCGCGGGCGTTGCTAGTCAATCCCGACATTCTTGTGTTTGATGAGGCGACTTCTAGTCTCGACTACGAATCGGAGCGATCGATTCAACTTGCGATGCGTCGAATTCAAGGAACCCGTACCACGATTGTGATTGCTCACCGTCTTAGTACTGTGCGTGAAGCCGATAAAATTGTGGTTTTAGATCAAGGTCAAGTTGTGGAAATTGGCTCACATCAACAGCTTTTATCTCAAGGTGGCATTTATCATCGCTTACATTCGCTACAAGAAACAGGAGAGTTGTTATAA
- a CDS encoding Cof-type HAD-IIB family hydrolase has protein sequence MAQDIKLIVVDIDGTISGDANQVNDAVKQAVKAAQSKGVKVAIATGRMYRSAVRFHELIASDMPLISYQGAFIKDPKTDELVGHWPVDLKQALSLLDDLGEFATNDKLSIHIYVNDELYVRKMTAQTQAYAERSKVGVKVVGDLREFLTSESTDHPPTKILALSDTAELVTEMLRVLKDRYTPQQLYLTKSVATFFEATNPIANKGTAVKHLAENILGFDRSQVLAIGDNFNDLEMIEYAGIGVVMGNAPEGLKPLGDWVAPTVENDGAAVAIEKFVL, from the coding sequence ATGGCGCAAGACATTAAACTGATCGTGGTAGATATCGATGGCACGATTAGCGGTGATGCCAATCAGGTCAATGATGCAGTTAAGCAAGCGGTGAAAGCGGCTCAATCAAAGGGTGTCAAAGTCGCGATCGCAACGGGTAGAATGTATCGCTCGGCTGTCCGATTTCACGAATTGATTGCCTCTGATATGCCATTGATTTCCTATCAAGGCGCATTCATTAAAGATCCCAAAACCGATGAATTAGTTGGACATTGGCCAGTTGACCTTAAACAAGCGCTCTCTTTACTCGATGATTTGGGAGAATTTGCGACTAATGATAAACTATCGATTCATATCTATGTAAATGATGAACTCTATGTTCGCAAGATGACAGCGCAAACCCAAGCCTATGCCGAACGCTCTAAAGTTGGGGTCAAGGTAGTTGGTGACTTGCGTGAATTCCTGACTAGTGAAAGTACAGACCATCCGCCGACCAAGATTTTGGCTTTGAGTGATACCGCTGAATTAGTGACGGAAATGTTGCGAGTACTCAAAGATCGCTATACGCCACAACAACTTTATCTCACCAAATCTGTAGCAACATTCTTTGAAGCAACCAATCCGATCGCAAATAAAGGAACTGCCGTAAAGCATTTAGCTGAGAATATTTTGGGATTTGACCGATCGCAGGTTTTAGCGATCGGTGATAATTTCAATGATTTAGAGATGATCGAATATGCAGGCATCGGCGTGGTGATGGGAAATGCTCCTGAAGGATTGAAGCCTCTTGGGGATTGGGTTGCCCCAACTGTTGAGAATGATGGAGCGGCTGTAGCGATTGAAAAATTTGTGCTATAA
- a CDS encoding Sll0314/Alr1548 family TPR repeat-containing protein: MSRPLKLVFESVSVSILAAVITVATVMPSFAADPFRSSNARAIGSETQKAFELMFKEGNYTAAVKQLDLAVRTEASDPLLFALRASTAYAKEDYLVMQDAGKRVRSNAQALKGIDNLRSYMYIAVSDLIEAGFIVKTEGLSSAPKALPLVQSVFDNIQKAKDIDPNDPELNLIKGYIDMLIASVLPLSDLETALESLKQYAAPDYLKWRGIALAYRDARKPDLALDAVNKALVSAPNNPELHYLKGQVLWMQGGSNILTAKKQFELALSKSKQMNPSLLAEIRQQCRNISGGATCPEQTK, translated from the coding sequence ATGAGCCGTCCTTTGAAACTTGTTTTTGAATCTGTATCTGTCTCCATATTGGCAGCAGTAATCACAGTCGCCACAGTGATGCCTAGCTTCGCTGCCGATCCATTCCGTTCCTCAAATGCTAGGGCGATCGGTAGTGAAACCCAGAAAGCCTTTGAATTAATGTTCAAAGAAGGAAATTACACGGCAGCAGTAAAGCAGTTGGATTTAGCTGTCAGAACTGAAGCCAGCGATCCACTCCTATTTGCTTTAAGGGCTTCTACTGCCTATGCCAAAGAAGACTACTTGGTAATGCAGGATGCTGGTAAGCGAGTTCGATCTAACGCCCAAGCTTTGAAGGGTATAGATAACCTTAGATCCTATATGTATATCGCCGTAAGTGATTTGATTGAGGCGGGATTCATTGTTAAAACTGAAGGCTTGTCTAGTGCTCCTAAAGCTTTACCACTGGTGCAAAGTGTTTTTGACAATATCCAAAAAGCTAAGGATATTGACCCCAACGATCCTGAACTAAATTTGATTAAGGGCTATATCGATATGCTAATTGCATCGGTGTTGCCTCTATCGGATCTTGAAACGGCATTGGAGAGTCTAAAGCAATATGCAGCGCCAGATTATCTAAAATGGCGTGGTATTGCTCTTGCCTATCGTGATGCGCGTAAACCTGATCTTGCATTAGATGCCGTGAATAAGGCTCTAGTCTCTGCTCCAAATAACCCAGAGCTACATTACCTGAAGGGACAGGTGTTATGGATGCAAGGCGGTAGCAATATTCTGACTGCCAAGAAGCAGTTTGAACTGGCTCTAAGTAAGTCCAAGCAAATGAATCCCAGTTTATTAGCAGAAATTCGTCAGCAATGCCGTAACATTTCGGGCGGTGCAACCTGTCCTGAACAGACCAAGTAA
- a CDS encoding BrnA antitoxin family protein, whose protein sequence is MKTEYDFSQAKRGAVIPQTGKTRITIYIDDDVLEAFRERGDSAGKGYQTIMNEALREYLNKVKPPLDEETLRRVIQEELLVLSNARV, encoded by the coding sequence ATGAAGACGGAATATGATTTTAGTCAAGCTAAGCGTGGGGCTGTGATTCCTCAAACAGGTAAAACCCGCATAACGATTTATATAGATGATGACGTACTTGAAGCATTTCGAGAACGCGGTGACTCTGCTGGCAAGGGTTATCAAACGATTATGAATGAGGCTTTGCGGGAATACCTAAACAAAGTAAAGCCGCCTCTAGACGAAGAAACATTGCGCCGTGTTATTCAAGAGGAACTTCTTGTATTAAGCAATGCAAGAGTTTAA
- a CDS encoding serine/threonine-protein kinase — protein MLEPQAIVNQRYQLERQLGQNAGRETWLAKDLQKENELVVVKLLAFGGNVQWEDLKLFEREATVLKALDHPCIPKYRDYFSIDDRSLWFGLVQEYIQGDSLREHIAKGHKFTESQVKKIAIAILEILIYLHELSPQVLHRDIKPSNLILTESEGEAPTIYLVDFGAVQDKASAEGKSFTVVGTYGYAPMEQYGGRAVAASDLYALGATLIFLLTGISPADLPQDDDARIVFSDRTSASLHLLKWIQKLVEPTVKKRYASARIALQAIRESVQTPLPLTAPPAPLVSMKQSSPVESSRFSSSTRIYFPPDNCSFQVSASSTNLKIINPSRIFTVIWTWIVVGLIAAFASPFLLKIWNYAMQLNDLRFYAAGALILIYGVGLLLSFTFRFFETVTLEITEQETWFIKSIFGKTSWQIKVPTSAFSGVEPKWRMIEKRNSGILDNLIWLASDHNEDNSRKANVFLWLSGKKYTLANDDIRPTEVNWLIEVIEEFLHDIRRK, from the coding sequence ATGCTAGAACCTCAAGCAATTGTTAATCAACGCTATCAATTAGAACGTCAACTGGGACAGAATGCAGGACGTGAGACTTGGCTAGCCAAGGATTTGCAGAAAGAAAATGAATTGGTTGTGGTCAAGTTATTGGCTTTTGGTGGTAATGTCCAATGGGAAGACCTCAAATTATTTGAGCGTGAAGCAACTGTACTCAAAGCGCTAGATCATCCATGTATTCCTAAATATCGAGATTATTTTTCGATTGATGATCGCTCACTATGGTTTGGGTTGGTGCAGGAATATATTCAAGGGGATTCTTTGCGTGAACATATTGCCAAGGGACATAAATTCACTGAATCGCAAGTTAAGAAAATTGCGATCGCAATTTTAGAGATTCTGATCTATCTCCATGAACTCAGCCCCCAAGTTCTCCATCGCGATATTAAGCCTAGTAATTTAATCTTGACTGAAAGTGAAGGAGAAGCTCCAACTATCTATCTAGTAGATTTTGGCGCAGTTCAAGATAAAGCATCGGCTGAAGGCAAATCCTTCACAGTTGTGGGAACCTATGGCTATGCGCCGATGGAGCAATATGGCGGTAGGGCTGTAGCCGCATCCGATCTCTATGCTTTGGGTGCAACGCTGATTTTTTTACTGACGGGAATATCACCTGCGGATTTACCACAGGATGATGACGCGAGGATAGTTTTTAGCGATCGCACTAGCGCTAGTCTTCATCTCTTAAAATGGATTCAAAAATTAGTAGAGCCAACCGTCAAAAAACGCTATGCTTCTGCCAGAATAGCTTTGCAAGCTATACGTGAATCCGTTCAAACTCCCCTCCCTCTGACTGCTCCACCTGCTCCATTAGTATCAATGAAGCAATCTAGTCCTGTTGAATCCAGTCGATTTTCCAGTTCTACTCGTATTTATTTCCCTCCAGATAATTGCAGTTTTCAGGTGTCAGCTTCTTCAACTAATCTCAAAATTATAAATCCTTCGAGAATTTTTACAGTGATCTGGACTTGGATAGTAGTGGGATTGATTGCTGCTTTTGCATCTCCATTTTTGCTTAAGATTTGGAATTATGCTATGCAGCTAAATGATTTGAGATTCTATGCTGCTGGCGCTTTGATATTAATTTACGGCGTTGGTTTATTGCTCAGCTTTACCTTCCGCTTTTTTGAAACTGTAACCCTAGAAATTACAGAACAAGAAACTTGGTTTATAAAGTCCATATTTGGCAAAACTTCTTGGCAAATTAAAGTTCCCACCAGTGCATTCTCAGGAGTGGAACCAAAGTGGCGAATGATCGAGAAACGAAATAGTGGAATTTTAGATAATCTAATTTGGTTAGCTAGCGACCATAATGAAGATAATTCTAGAAAAGCAAATGTATTTTTGTGGCTAAGTGGAAAGAAATACACTTTAGCTAATGATGATATTAGACCAACGGAAGTTAATTGGTTGATTGAAGTGATTGAGGAGTTCTTACATGATATTAGGAGAAAATAA
- a CDS encoding cupin domain-containing protein, giving the protein MSKSIATYWNPLLLDNSHKWKPILGLEGMAEELTLSLDPDTGEYTRLTLFHPNADTTAFGGKSHPYPEEVFIVSGRLYDRAFDIWLESGHYASRPPHEIHGPFKTDIGCVVLEISFPNRVE; this is encoded by the coding sequence ATGTCAAAATCTATTGCTACTTATTGGAATCCATTGCTCCTAGACAATAGTCATAAATGGAAGCCAATTCTTGGTCTGGAAGGAATGGCTGAAGAATTGACCTTGAGCTTAGATCCAGACACAGGCGAGTACACACGCTTAACTCTATTTCATCCTAATGCAGATACAACTGCTTTTGGTGGCAAAAGTCATCCCTATCCTGAAGAAGTATTCATCGTCAGTGGTCGCCTTTACGATCGCGCTTTTGATATATGGTTGGAAAGTGGGCATTATGCCAGTAGACCACCTCACGAAATTCATGGCCCATTTAAGACCGATATCGGATGCGTTGTGCTAGAAATATCCTTTCCTAATCGGGTTGAATAA